From the genome of Toxoplasma gondii ME49 chromosome XII, whole genome shotgun sequence:
TACAGTCGACGTTTGTTTGTATATAACGCGCACACGCCCACGAGCTAGTGTCCGGATGTATATGTGGCACAAATAGCGAAGCGTTGAATCAGCAGATCACGCGGGAGAAACACTTCTCGGATATGTGTACTTTTACATCCCACCCTTGGTGGCGATGACGGGCACTGACTTGGACATCGGCATCGGAGCTGGCatgctcttcttcgacttgcACTGAGTCCTGTACTTGGTCTCGTAGCACGGGTACGCTTGCTGTTTCACGTCCTCGCGGTAGCAAGTCTTGGGGACCGTGTAAGACTGTGTGGAGCATTGGTTTTCCATAACGGTTTTGGAGCATTTGTAGGCCTCCTTGGAGGGGACGTTCTTGTAGCACGTGTGGTCGACCTCGAATGGCACCTTCTTGCACTCCTTTCGGGGGCAGGGGTACTCGACTTCGGTCGGGACCTTCTTGCTGCAGGTCTTGGGGACATACTCGCACTGTTTCTCCATGGTCGTCTTGGAGCATTTGTACGGCTGCTTGCGCGGGACAGACTTGTAGCAAGTGTCCTCGAATGGCACCATCTTGGTTTCGCATTTCGTGCGGTACTTGGTCTCCGGGCAGCTGTACGGGACCTTGATCGGAACCTGCTTGTGGCAGGTGTCTGGTACCTGAACGGGAACGTCTTCGCACTCTTGCTTGTACTCTGTCTTAGGGCAGGAGTACGGTTCCTTTGTGGGCACTTGGCGGGTGCAGACGTCGGGAACTTGGACGGGAACCTTCTTGCAGGACTGTTTGTACTCGGTTTTCGAGCACTTGTACGGCTGCTGGACTTGCACAGTCTCATAGCAGGTGTCGGGAACCTCGTACGGGACCTCTTCGCACTGCTCCTGGTACTCAGTCTTGCTGCACTTGTACGTCTGCTCCGTGGGCACATTTTTGTAGCAGACGTTCTTGCTGGTGAACGGGACCTGCCTGCagacgcgcttcttcttcagctggcGCAGCTTGCACTCTTTGCCCATGCACGGGACTTGCTCGACTTCGTCGGTGCACTCGGTGCGGAACTCGGTCTTCGAGCAGTCGTACGCCTCCTTTGACATCACCGTCTTCGTGCATGTGCTTGGAACCTGGACTGGAACCTTCGTGCATTGGTTTTTCGTCAGCGTTTTCTTGCACTTGTAAGCCTTCTTCTGATCGACAGTGCGGTAGCAGGTGTCGGGGACCTGGACAGCGACATCGGTGCAGCTGTCTTCGTACGTGGTTTTGCTGCACTTGTACTCCTCCGGCTTCATCACGGTCTTGTAACAGGTGTTGTCGACCTGGAACGGCACTTGGTGGCACTGCTTCTTGTATTCAGTcttcgtgcatgcatacgGCACCGTCTTGGAGTCTTCCTTGTAGCATGTCTTGTTGACAGTGTAGGGCACTTCGGAGCAAAATTGCTCGGCCTTCGACTTCGTGCACGGATAAGCCTCCTTCTCCATCACGGTTTTGTAGCAAGTGTCGGGAACCTCGACCGGGACCTTCTTGCAAACCTCCTTGCCGCACTCAAAGGTCTCGGTGTTGTACTCGGTCTTTTTGCACGTGTTCGGCACCTCGTAGCATTCGGTCTTGTACTGAGTCTTAGGGCACGAGTACGGGACCCGCTGCATTGTCTGCTTGTAGCAGGTGTCCGGCACTTGAACCGGAACGTTTTTGCAAACCTCCTTTTCCATAGTTTCTGGACAGGAATAcggcttcttctttgtcacATCCTTGTAGCAAGTCGCCTGAACTTGGTACGGAACAGTCTCGCACACTTCTTGGACCACGggtggaggcggaggaacACCCTTAGCATTCGCGCCAGACAAGCAGGCGAGACCTGCCGCCAGCGGCACCAGAGTGGA
Proteins encoded in this window:
- a CDS encoding Toxoplasma gondii family D protein (encoded by transcript TGME49_277572~Signal peptide predicted by SignalP 2.0 HMM (probability 0.990) with cleavage site probability 0.913 at residue 24), yielding MVRLLASTLVPLAAGLACLSGANAKGVPPPPPVVQEVCETVPYQVQATCYKDVTKKKPYSCPETMEKEVCKNVPVQVPDTCYKQTMQRVPYSCPKTQYKTECYEVPNTCKKTEYNTETFECGKEVCKKVPVEVPDTCYKTVMEKEAYPCTKSKAEQFCSEVPYTVNKTCYKEDSKTVPYACTKTEYKKQCHQVPFQVDNTCYKTVMKPEEYKCSKTTYEDSCTDVAVQVPDTCYRTVDQKKAYKCKKTLTKNQCTKVPVQVPSTCTKTVMSKEAYDCSKTEFRTECTDEVEQVPCMGKECKLRQLKKKRVCRQVPFTSKNVCYKNVPTEQTYKCSKTEYQEQCEEVPYEVPDTCYETVQVQQPYKCSKTEYKQSCKKVPVQVPDVCTRQVPTKEPYSCPKTEYKQECEDVPVQVPDTCHKQVPIKVPYSCPETKYRTKCETKMVPFEDTCYKSVPRKQPYKCSKTTMEKQCEYVPKTCSKKVPTEVEYPCPRKECKKVPFEVDHTCYKNVPSKEAYKCSKTVMENQCSTQSYTVPKTCYREDVKQQAYPCYETKYRTQCKSKKSMPAPMPMSKSVPVIATKGGM